In a genomic window of Epinephelus lanceolatus isolate andai-2023 chromosome 3, ASM4190304v1, whole genome shotgun sequence:
- the fam83fb gene encoding protein FAM83F, whose product MAESQLMCMEDGHIGVKVPETKPEFYYSEEQRAAIEELLKNGDGAFKMRLKEDNMKDFLSAREVKLLLSTFRHYDSGDDSSSKALPAGSEPAAGGTDADSGVHSTYWPQMSDTEVPPLDIGWPTGGLFKGVTRVAVHTHPPKGNGPHIKEVVRRLIQEATKVIAIVMDMLTDIQILQDLMDAACRRAVPVYILLDNQGVPHFLDMCSRLQIGSQHLRKIRTRTLEGIGFGLSFGRLPGALCNKYMLVDGDKVMFGSYSFAWCASRMDRNMITVMTGQVVDFFDQDFRELYAISEKLNLYKEFHVSPPAANTAIRSKVGSIRPPLPATTSRFQVSLGDSRKVNIEIPAHKFYNPKYSLVFGDIPRPPGSLQERGPKRGSALAEVPEEMDPGRPQVASSERVERLSPVSSEPLSDSFQRPNGLEQDKKGRLTWRQKFSRVKKPSKPSDSNQAGSACPSPTETNRTDENEDNFEVIVKSPSKWKGKKPAKVGKRTDSEQTISTVQDDDSVKSRRRGKQACKVS is encoded by the exons ATGGCCGAATCCCAGCTCATGTGCATGGAGGACGGCCACATAGGAGTCAAAGTCCCGGAGACCAAACCGGAGTTCTACTACAGCGAGGAGCAGCGCGCTGCCATCGAGGAGCTGCTGAAGAACGGCGACGGCGCCTTCAAGATGAGACTCAAAGAGGACAACATGAAGGACTTTTTATCGGCCAGAGAAGTCAAACTGTTGCTGAGCACCTTCAGACACTATGACTCGGgggatgacagcagcagcaaagcgcTGCCGGCCGGGTCGGAGCCGGCAGCCGGCGGCACGGACGCGGATTCAGGGGTCCATTCTACCTATTGGCCCCAGATGTCGGACACCGAGGTGCCGCCGCTGGACATCGGCTGGCCCACCGGGGGGTTGTTCAAAGGGGTGACCCGGGTGGCCGTGCACACACACCCGCCCAAAGGAAACGGACCTCACATCAAGGAGGTGGTGAGGCGCCTCATCCAGGAGGCCACTAAG GTGATAGCAATAGTAATGGATATGCTCACAGACATCCAGATCCTGCAGGACCTGATGGATGCAGCCTGTCGTCGCGCCGTGCCCGTTTACATCTTGCTGGATAACCAAGGTGTGCCGCACTTCCTGGATATGTGCTCCAGGCTGCAGATTGGCTCACAGCACCTTCGG AAAATCCGAACCAGAACACTTGAGGGAATTGGCTTCGGTTTGTCCTTCGGCAGACTGCCTGGTGCACTCTGTAATAAGTACATGCTGGTGGACGGTGACAAAGTCATGTTTGGCTCGTACAG TTTCGCCTGGTGTGCGTCTCGTATGGACCGGAACATGATCACCGTGATGACGGGGCAAGTGGTTGACTTCTTTGACCAGGACTTCCGTGAGCTTTACGCCATCTCTGAGAAGCTAAATCTCTACAAGGAGTTCCATGTCAGCCCACCTGCTGCCAACACAGCAATACGCTCCAAAGTGGGCTCCATACGCCCACCTCTACCGGCAACAACTTCCCGCTTCCAGGTTAGCTTAGGGGATTCGCGGAAAGTTAACATTGAGATACCTGCACACAAATTCTACAACCCGAAATACTCACTGGTATTTGGGGACATCCCACGTCCACCAGGGTCTCTGCAGGAGCGCGGACCCAAGAGAGGGTCAGCTCTGGCTGAGGTTCCTGAGGAAATGGACCCAGGAAGGCCACAAGTGGCCAGCAGTGAGAGGGTGGAACGGCTGAGTCCGGTGTCCTCAGAACCCCTGAGTGACAGCTTCCAGAGGCCAAACGGACTCGAGCAGGACAAGAAGGGGCGACTCACATGGAGGCAGAAATTCTCTAGAGTGAAAAAGCCCAGTAAGCCTTCGGACAGCAACCAGGCTGGCAGTGCTTGTCCTTCACCCACAGAAACCAATAGGACGGATGAGAACGAGGACAACTTTGAGGTGATCGTGAAATCTCCATCCAAATGGAAGGGTAAAAAGCCAGCTAAAGTTGGCAAGAGGACAGACTCTGAGCAAACCATCAGCACTGTACAGGACGATGACA GTGTTAAGAGTCGACGTCGAGGGAAACAGGCATGTAAAGTGTCCTGA